Part of the Sorghum bicolor cultivar BTx623 chromosome 1, Sorghum_bicolor_NCBIv3, whole genome shotgun sequence genome, TTATGTGAGTTTCTTGCTGGTGTAGGCTGACCAGCCATGGATGCCGCAGTTGCTGTCCATTGCTTGCCTAACCATTGCGGCCAAGATGGAGGAGACCGTGGTTCCTCGACGTCTGGATTTCCATGATCAGAATCAGGTATAAAATACATGAGCTTCATATAAGTTTTCTTTCACGTTTGAGCAACGGTGTTCCTAAAATTTTAATCTTTATTATGTCACAGGAGGATTCCAACCAGAAGTATACTTTCGAATTAGTTACTATTCAGAGAATGGAGATTCATGTTCTGGGCTCTCTGAATTGGAGAATGCAAGCTGTGACGCCATTCTCTTACATCAACTATTTCGTGGACAAGTTCACTGAGGGGAAGCCGCTAAGTTGCGGATTCATTTCTCGGTGCACCGAGATCATACTTGGCACTCTTGAAGGTAGATCAGATTACTTCATGAATGAATTGGCCTTGCCCACCTTTTCAATCCAATGAGAAATCATTATATGATTGAAACTTGCATCTATATATGTGCATTTGATTTGCAGCAACGAAGTTCCTACAGTTCAGGCCTTCTGAGATCGCAGCAGCAGTGGTTCTATCAGCGGCTGCTGAGTCTTATGTCATTGTCTTCAGTAGCGCTCTTTTAGCTGCTAATATCCCTGTCAGTAAGGTGTaaatcctctctctctctctctctctctctctctctctaaaggtttagtatttttttttaatgtaGTTAGTTATGTATTGCATTTACATGGTCTCTAACAAATGTCTGGATTTACATTTCTAGGAAAATGTAAAGAGATGCCATGAAGCATTGCAAGAAGTGGGATTAGTGAAGAAAACAGACTACAGTGTGATGAGTCCATCTCGCGTGCTGGATGCCTCATGCTTCAGCTTCAAGACTGACGATAAACCGATAGCCGGTTCATCCCAGGggaacaacaacaataacaactacaACCAAGCTTACGCTCCACCTAACAAGAGGACAAGGCTGGATATCTAGACTCAGGACAAATTGCATGACATCATAATAGTCGTCGACATATATACAAAGtgtttttagataaaggatatataaagttaaATTTGATTTTGGCTAGACATTTCTGATTGCTTCTCAACTCAAAAGAGTCCATATGGAACAGTAGGTAAAGGAAGACTGAACATCAAGAGAGCCTATTTATTTCCTCCTTTATTCCTTGTCAAGTTTTTTTTCTTGTACTTTAAATCATGGGATTTGCAAAGATATTTGCGTGTATAAGACTGGTGATGCAAAGATACAGCATAAATGAAGGCTAGGAAATCTTTACATGTTTTCAATATAAGCATAGGTAATCTCGGTTCAGAAAAAGAAATGATGGCCAGGAAAAAGAAGTATTAATTACTGGTTTCTTGGATATGTAACCAAGGAGAAACAAAGACGATGGTTCTTGTGGGAATCTGTGGTTCTGAGTTCTTGGTTTCTCGATTTCTAGTTTGATTGTTTGTGATGGATATTTTTCAGGTTTATTCCATGAATTGACCATGTTAGGCTTTATAGTGCTTCACCTTTGGTCACTCTAAGAGTCAATCATAACTTCATAAGTAGTTCAGTTAtcatataaataaaaccccATGGCCTTAAAATAATCGTTAGTGGTCAAATCTATCATTACCATATACATGGGAACTCTACTTTGGTGTTTGCTAAATCCTTCATTCTGTGTGATCAAACAACAGTGAACAGGTTAAATATAGGGCCTTCTAATTCGTAAACATTTCACATAAATATCTTCTGCTATCGAggttgtctctctctctctctctctctctctctatatatatatatatatataatcgaaAACACAAAATAAAAATCACTATAATTAAGCTTAATTTTTAGATCCATTATAAATACTACCACAGTAGAAAGATACATAAGAAATTATTAGCATCCAATCTTGTACAGAAAATTTATTGGGCTGGCAGTTACAATTAAGCAAGCAGTGACACTTCCTTGTGCTCAGTATATTAGTACAGTACTACAGTAAACCCTTGCCTTGAGACCTGAGTGAGTCCTGATGAAACTCTCATGGTTACTGCATGAAATTACTGGATGTGATCTGAGATCTAGTGATCAGAGAGAGACTGTTTAATTTCTTACCAAGCAGTATCAAGAACTTTTTTTTTCCAATGGTCTAAGGTGTCGTTCCTCAGCTAGTATCATTTATTTACTCCGAGTTTTCAGTAGTAAGAATATGTTTTATATTTATACTATACAGGAAGGAGGTTGATCACGACAATTTCTGTTGAAGTCGATATTGTGGATGTGGCCTTGAGTCTGTCTACTCTGCCGGATATTGGATCGGATAGATGCAATAACGGAGTAAAGTAGATTCAGCTTTGCCTCAATCTCAGCAATATAGCCACTGATATGACTGATCATGCATGCATCCAATTCCTGGACAAGTTAAATAGTTTCTTCCTGCCGGAAAGAATGCAACGTATATGCCAAAGAAGTTAGCACACAACGACAAAAAGAACGTATGTACCGTGCCTTTTCATTCTCCACATGTATTGATTGATTAAACAAGAGCAAATTATTGCACCTATAAACTCTGTACTTTATTGCATAGTGTATCATATatactatatttttatgatacCATACCTATTCATAAGTTATAGAGATTCTTTTTTGACAACATATAAGCGCTagaattgcatttttttttatCAAGACGGGGTAGTACCTATGTACCGTTCTCGGTTCTTGCGCACTTGCGCGTATATAGCATGAGTATGCAATATTAATACATAATATCAGTATATAAAGATATTTGACTTATAAAGGCATAAACATGTTAAGCTACCACCTCTACAAGTCAGCTGTGGGTCAAATCAGCAAGTCTATCTCTATAACAGATTAACAGATGACATAAGTCTTTTAAGATATCCACCCTCTCGTGGTGGTGGGAGCAGAACTGGACGAGGCAGCGACGGCAATAGAATCGGTGGTGGtgagtctctctctctctctctccctcgttGGATAGAATGTATCCGATTCGTCGATCTCGTCCTCTCGACTCTCGAGTAGGAACGAAGTTATTGGTGAGATCCAGATAGCACGCTTAGAAAAAGACACGTCACAATGGAAAGCAGCAACAATATAAATATAGTGCACATTTGAAGGCAACGAGAGGTGTGGCCACAATAGACCCACAATGAAAGTGCATCTGACCCAAGCATTGGTTTTAGTAAATTAATGACGAtgcaataaaaaatatatattacgaTTTATGAAGCATTATAGCGAACTGTCTCTATACAAAAAGTGCAAATAAAGAATGGAGCCCCTCCCCCTAACCCCGCCCTCAAAGGATGAACGTACATGATTGCACAACTCGGAAAAAATTTAATTTGATCTTTTTTTATCTAATTTATCATTTACTGAGTTTGGTAATGATGTACTATCAAGGGAATAGATGCTAAGTAACTTGCAGGTGTTCATATGCTCAAACAAATGTAATAAAACTATAGACACCATAGGAAAGAAACCCAAGTCAAAACCCTTAGTGCTTGCAATATTGAAATTCCAATCATGGTTGAAAATCCAAGATCTGACcatgggaggtcggcagggatgaaTCCAGAAAAATATTTAGGAGGGCATCTTCTACCTTGAGATAGCTTTAGCTCCTTCTTAAAGTGCATCAATGACAAAAAATTGTAGGAGCGGCTAAGGGGGGCTCCATGGGTTCGGCGCCCGTAGGGGTGCTGGAGCCCCGGCAGACCCACCGCTAGCTCCGTCATTGGAGGTCGGATATTCTATTGGAATTTATAATCACTTAGGATAGAATAAATTTCCTCGATTGGAAATTCTAGTTGTTGTTTCTTTATGGGTAGACTATGCAGAATTTGTTCTAACTTCACAAGTGCTAGAATTTCTGCCAATGAATTGGAATTTTCAATATCCGCATGTTTAGTAGAGTAATGACTAGTTGAGAAGGGTGATAATAATTATACCCTTCCCGTCAATCTCTCCTCTGTAGAGCTCCCACCTAACTTGAGGCAAAGTAAGGGAGAGCAGAGTAATTATGACCCTTTCACTCTCCTCTCCCTTTCTACTCACTTTGTCTATGGATTTGAGATTCTTGTGAGTAAGATTCTGATTGAACCAAATTGAAATTGTCTCCATGAGCTTAATTCCATTATAtattgagcacaagtggcaccaGTAGGCATTTGATTTCGAGGctatttggttggacgccacgTTCAGGCACACCACAATCGATGGTAGCCGTAGCAATTAATATAGCTCTGTTTGGTTCATAGCACAGATATGGCAGCCATAGTTTTTCTAAGTTATTTATGCGCAAACCTTAATTAGGCAGTCATATCTAATGCCTAACCTTCGACGGGCTCACCATAGAGGCGTGGTTGGCTGTGGCCGGGAGCCAAACAGCCCCTTCTATTTGTTACCCTTGGAATGCTAAATGACTAGGTGTCACCCATTGAAGCACCCAGATGACTTTGTTGTGCACTAGGAAAGGTTTGTATCGATCACCTGCATATCTCTAGTGGAATTATCATGCTTGATCTTTGTGGTTGCTTGACAAGTGGGAAGAGTTAAAAGAGACCCAAGGCCTTTGTGGTCTCCTTAACGAGGACATAGGCATGCCTTAGTGGTGTGGCCAACCTCATGTTAACTCTTTGTGTCCTCGTGTTCTTAAGATTTTGTATTGATTTGTTTTATTATCTCACAGTCAACATAATCTACATGTTGTAAAGTTCTAGGTCAAAACCATGCATCTTGTGATAAACATAGAACTAAGTTTCATTTACTAAATTCATAGATTGAACATGATCTATCTATCCAAGCCCAGAAATTTAGACCTAGCCTAGAGTTCTGACCACACGGTTGGAAATTGTAGTCCAAGTACTAATCTGTTGTAAACTTTTAAAATTTTAGGTCGTCTCTCTAGACATAGTCCATTCTTTCATGGATCAATATGTGCAGGCTTGTGTGGCACAGGCCTCCATTGCAACCTCAGTGGGGCTACATAGTGAGCTCGCTGAGCTAATGATTTTTAAAAATTTCTTAAATCTCGTTTACATATATGAGAATTCAACCTACAGATATAACTTTTTTAAGCCGCACTACAGATGCGGACACTCATAATGTTCGCACACTCTCATGCTCCTATGAGCACCTCTGAAAGACTCAAACTGAGATGACAGATATTGACATTGATGAAGTGACCAGGGTCAAGTTGCTGTCAAAAGACACGTCACTTACCACGGAAAAAATAATGTTGTTAAATTCTAAAGTAAATCTAGATAAATATAAGCACCCATGTTAAGTCATTGATTTAACCTAAGCGAATAGATCCCACTATAAAAAACCTTACTAGTTGATCTACGATCAAATCGCATTTACACATGTACTTTGACATAGACAGTCAGCACCTCTGCCTTAGCAGGAAACACTATTTAATTTGCCCTTTATGTAAACAGATGTTGTAGTAGGGTGTGCACAAAACACAAGAGATGACTACTAATTAACTTCAGGTACCTGTGAACACATGGGATTAAAAGGACCAGCTAGGGGGATCTGCATCTATGGGTGTGTGGttctctttttctttgtttcttaTAAAGAAATGAATAAACTAAAGCGATGATAACAAGATATAAAGATTTGGAATGTACCATCAAAAAGTATAAACTTGTAATCTCTTAGCTAATAGCTACAGAATGACTCGAACAAAAGGTTCATAAAAATATGGATATCAATTTAAGTTTTGCTAAAACAAACATATATAGGTGATGTCTCCACAAAAGTGCGAGACAAAAAGAGAGAGGTGGCAACTAGAAATATGAAGTAAAAAGTCTGTATACAAATGCATGAATTCAAAGCATGCCTTAAAATGATATGTAGTATATTTTTGAATAAATATTCTAGTAAACAGTAGGACTTTGTCCCTTGAATATTCTTTTGGATAACATAGTCCTTGAAGACTCAAACTCTGTAATCAAATTATTGCTTATTGTTTTAGTTTATGATGATTGAGTAGGTATAGCCTATTGGTATTGGGTATGTGCATGATGCATGTAATATGAAATTTAGGTATTTTTCAATGCACTATAGCTCATGCATCTTCTGTAAATAAACAACATAAAAGGAAGAAAATTATATAGGAAAAATTAAATTCAATGCAAAAATATCAGATAGGCTAAATTTTAAACCATTTGATTATCTATAAAAGATCCATGAAACCACATGTCAAAGGGATATCACTCTCAGCAAGCTAGGGACAATTTGTTGGATTAATTGCATAGAATTTGAGCTCTAGTTTTCTCTATTTGCTCTGTAACTCCAAATCTCTCAACCAAACATGTAGGATCCACAAGAATCACACAATCTGATAAAGGGAGATACAACTTATAGAAGTGTTGGAATAGCTCTATATGATGGAGTCAATAGCCCTCAAAGGGTGGGAATGAGTCATCAATAGATAGCTAACCAATTTAGTAAAAATCATACCCTCTAGTTTTCAAATATTTAGCTATTTGGTATTCCAAAAACGTCGTTGTCAAACACACCAACATGTCAAAGTGCGGATACACAAGAAACCAACCAAGCAACACATATTCCAAACCTCAACTACCAAAGGTAATGACCACAACTAGCTTGCCCTTGTTGTAGCACTCATCGGCAGCTGGTAGAAACTAAACCACTGGGTTTGGATAAATTGGGCCCTCAAGTTTTTCAAGGGTTACCAAACTAAAGTGTTGTGAGGTTTGAGACTCTCATCTTGAAACATGTTGCATCCCCATGACATAGTACATGCATATGATTAGTTGAAACCTAACACTTCAAAATTAACCACAAGTTGCATGTCTTTTATAGTACTACATCTTATACTCAAGATACAAGAGTATTATATATGTCTATTTTAACTACTTGGGATTCATTGTCCTAAAACCCATTTCTTTAAAATGTTTACTTACATGTGTACCAACCAACTTTGCCTCTTCATTCTTGATAAAAACCCACTGTTGGGGGATGACCGCATCCTTCCCCCTAGTAGCGTCTAAGGATACCCTTCtcccgaggaacctccgacttcTGAggcgtcgaaggatatccttcaccCTGGGAGAGACTGACGTTGATGACTCGTCTCGtcgtgctaagtgtgtgcagggactgacgTCGGCGGAGGCCCGCAAGCGGGGAAAggaggaacctccgaccctcccaGGTCCGAGGATGGCTAAAGACGCGGCGAGGGCAGGGAACCTTCGATGCGTCcaggctgaggaacctccgacagaGAAGCGTCGAAGGATCGGCGACCGAGCGGGCTGAGGAACCTCCAGGGCGGCCTAGCCGAGGAATCTCCGACGCGCCCAAACCAAGGAACCTTCGACCTTTGAAGCGCCGAAGGATTTGCGATCGGGCGGAGGATCTGAGCCTCCGACCGGCTGAAGCCCTAGATAGGGAACCCGTGTGGAGTTTGTAGTGTGAAATTACGCATACGATTTAGGGCCAGTAGACTGTAATTGGAGAATATGCCGGAATATTCCCCcgccgtcacggggcatttttgtaaatgtcattaggtcggtttctgagccctatataaggggcgtgatGCCGTCATTAATAAAGGGAGAGAGGGCATTCATTGTTTTCATCCACTGTAGTGCTCAGTGTTTGTTACTGTTCatcctctcacggcaccgagtgagaaggttctcgtTCAGCCGCGCTGCTGGGGAGTGCGGTGAGCATtttcccaacattggcgcccaccgtggggctCGAAGGATCACCTAcgatggctggaaagagaaCAAGCACCACAAGACCTCGGGCAGAGCCCCCCAGGAGAGGAAGGCCGAGAAGGGCCGTGCGGAGCGCGTATGCGACGGTAGAGGGGGAAGGTTCTGAGGGCGAGCAGCCGGAGAACGAGCAGCCAGAGCCCGGCCAGGAACCTCCTCCCGCCGCAGGCCCGGCGCAACCCACGGCCACACAAGAGCTCCAGCTACTGCAGACGCAGCTGCAGAACCTTCAGCAGGAGCGAGACCGGATCGCCGCCGCCTACGCCACCAGCCAGGAGCCAGCGGTGGCCGCGGCGCAAGCAGCTgagatcaggcagcagctttcaATCCTGCAGGTAGAGatccttagcatgcaacctccaCTTCAGCCGGCGATCCAGCCTACTGTTCTGCCCGGCGCCGGCCCGACGTTAGGCGTGCAGCCGACAAGCTATGGTGGCACGCTGCGGAGCACGTTGGACCTTCGTTCCCCTCTGTCCGAAGGATTGCAGACCTCGCCTTGGCCAACAACCTACAAACCGATCACGCTCCCTAAGTTCAACGGAAAGGCCGATCCCCGCCAATTCCTGATGAGTTTTGAGGAAGCCGTGGCCTCAGCCGAAGGGAATGAAACTGTGATGGCTAAATCCTTTGTGATCGTAGCCGAAGGAGATGCCTTGGCATAGTACTCAATGCTCAGGCCCGGGTcgatctattcatgggagaacctCCGAGACAAGATTTTGGCAAATTTCCAAGGATTCGCTGTTGAGTCGCTAACCTCCATGGACCTGTTCCAGTGTCGCCAGAGTCAAGGAGAAGCACTGCGGGAATACTTCCAAAGGTTCGTGCAAACTAAGGCGAGAGCACCCGGCGTGCCGGAGGAGGTTGCCATTGAAGCAGCCATCAAAGGTCTTCGCATAGGGCCCTTTGTAGCTCACTTAGCTAGAGAAAAGCCAGCATCCATGCACGAGCTGTACCATGAGTTCGAGAAGTATTGCAGGTCAGACAACGACTACCGCAAGAGGTTGGAAGACCAAAACTCTCAGAAGAGGCAGAGCAATGACAGAAACTCGCAGAAGAAGAACCTTAGCCAGGATGAACGCCGGCCACAGCGAGAGGCTGGTGGACAGATGATGAATATTGAGCAACCTAGGAATGACAGGCCGGAACATAACCGTCCACCGGCGGAAACGCAAAACCCGGAACGCAGACCCAATCAAGCCGGAAGAGGGGGTCGAAACGCAGGATGgcaaaaaaatcaaaatcagcGGCC contains:
- the LOC8077108 gene encoding cyclin-D2-2 is translated as MGFSCARDGDFSFLLCEEDDVVGDIFGCNGEEEELPVLGMDMAFAALPSQSDEVVASLMEKEKEQLHSVATGDYLQRLLSAGGLESSCRIAAIDWIKKATDYHYFGPLSAYLAVNYLDRYLSTNQIPADQPWMPQLLSIACLTIAAKMEETVVPRRLDFHDQNQKYTFELVTIQRMEIHVLGSLNWRMQAVTPFSYINYFVDKFTEGKPLSCGFISRCTEIILGTLEATKFLQFRPSEIAAAVVLSAAAESYVIVFSSALLAANIPVSKENVKRCHEALQEVGLVKKTDYSVMSPSRVLDASCFSFKTDDKPIAGSSQGNNNNNNYNQAYAPPNKRTRLDI